Proteins from one Nerophis lumbriciformis linkage group LG08, RoL_Nlum_v2.1, whole genome shotgun sequence genomic window:
- the bend3 gene encoding BEN domain-containing protein 3, whose protein sequence is MNSSEYGDAADETMLEKEHKHVKKSKETEDFAVCEALGECGGGSPGANEAGKRTSAEMEPDAKQYSTSKRVRIAGEMRHYLTGDSSRQEPLCLSTSNVKRDNIRGKSRVSYRKPLFSISHRISEKKNMPSVDQQADQGAGHKAGLFSSALLNSEGNGLPEALSSLDGSGQVWSKDSNLYPLIEKMFFILNSLSSSMTQLHSKVDLLSLEVMRIKKHIKPVEMVADFQPPPEYLLTSEELNSLMKQTSSAGELGCRLLVHLFPELFKARERSHDCVTSKRSLESLHLQLIRNYVEACYPSVRNLSVWQDECLPQLNDFFNRFWAQRDMESGRLLRKQTIAGEEITVAHPQTYRFINEQGREEHILQGNQQSSLVGPFNDQATEELDELASPEDLVIFLMHRLFPELFEEGNKVSEGSNCLNSMGQLILDSDRMEIIKTYMETNFPDVPEESWLQVCIQHMEDALDCPHSNGNGSEPDNINDESYDLASIPEEGSVLKVLDICGNERTSRKPKRSLLSPIDFDNMEIPLPNFTVPQELLLSKEQLKYNYECSLSIGNFASRLLVLMFPELFTHENTRKQYNCSGSLGKKQLDPLRVNLVRHYVQLVYPQARNDRVWTMEFVGKLDERCRRRDTEQRRSYLQHRKVYGQDAEQDFVLNQLHPDALREDPEIPLLPPEKSSKDFCKIPLDELTVSKPDFPVQSVYLLSDVEVREIVQQSLSVGNFAARLLVRLFPELFTQDNLRLQYNHSGACNKKQLDPARLRLIRHYVETVYPVEKMEEVWHYECVPSIDERCRRPNRKKCDILKKAKRSNSVL, encoded by the exons ATGAATTCCTCTGAGTATGGGGATGCTGCAGATGAAACGATGCTTGAAAAAG AACACAAGCATGTTAAAAAATCTAAAGAGACTGAGGACTTTGCTGTTTGTGAGGCACTGGGAGAGTGTGGGGGAGGATCTCCTGGGGCCAATGAGGCTGGTAAACGGACCTCTGCAGAAATGGAGCCTGACGCTAAGCAGTACTCAACTAGCAAGCGAGTCAGAATCGCAGGAGAG ATGAGGCACTACTTGACAGGTGACAGCAGCCGCCAGGAGCCTCTGTGTCTCAGCACGAGCAACGTTAAGAGGGACAACATCCGTGGGAAATCCAGAGTTTCTTACAGAAAGCCTCTGTTCAGTATCTCCCACAGGATCTCTGAGAAGAAGAACATGCCAAGTGTAGATCAGCAGGCTGATCAAGGTGCTGGACATAAGGCTGGCCTCTTCTCTTCCGCTCTCCTAAATTCAGAAGGAAATGGCTTACCGGAAGCTTTGTCAAGCCTGGATGGTTCAGGCCAAGTGTGGTCAAAAGACTCTAACCTCTACCCTCTGATtgagaaaatgtttttcattctCAACAGTCTAAGTTCCAGCATGACTCAGTTGCATAGCAAAGTGGACCTTTTAAGTCTTGAGGTTATGCGAATAAAGAAGCATATCAAACCAGTGGAGATGGTGGCAGACTTCCAACCTCCTCCTGAGTATCTGCTAACAAGCGAAGAGTTGAATTCCTTAATGAAGCAGACATCCAGTGCTGGGGAGCTGGGGTGTCGCTTACTGGTACATCTCTTCCCCGAGCTGTTCAAAGCCAGGGAGCGCTCCCATGACTGTGTGACAAGCAAGAGATCACTGGAGTCTTTACATCTGCAGCTGATCCGTAACTATGTGGAGGCATGCTATCCATCGGTCAGGAACCTTAGTGTTTGGCAGGATGAGTGTCTCCCTCAGCTCAATGACTTTTTTAACCGTTTCTGGGCTCAGAGGGACATGGAAAGCGGTAGGCTGCTAAGGAAGCAGACAATAGCGGGAGAAGAGATCACAGTGGCGCATCCTCAAACCTATCGTTTCATAAATGAGCAGGGTCGTGAGGAGCATATTCTTCAGGGCAATCAGCAGAGCAGCTTGGTTGGACCGTTCAACGATCAAGCCACAGAGGAGCTGGATGAGCTCGCCTCTCCTGAAGACTTAGTAATTTTCCTCATGCATCGACTCTTTCCCGAGCTTTTTGAAGAGGGCAATAAAGTGTCAGAGGGCTCAAATTGTTTAAACAGCATGGGCCAGCTGATTCTAGACTCTGACAGGATGGAAATCATAAAAACGTACATGGAAACTAATTTTCCTGATGTGCCTGAGGAGAGCTGGCTTCAGGTGTGCATTCAGCACATGGAGGATGCACTCGATTGTCCACACAGCAACGGCAATGGAAGTGAGCCTGACAACATCAACGACGAGAGCTACGATCTGGCCAGCATTCCTGAGGAAGGTTCTGTCCTGAAGGTTTTGGACATATGTGGCAATGAAAGGACCTCACGAAAGCCCAAAAGGTCACTGCTATCACCCATTGATTTTGACAATATGGAGATCCCTTTACCTAACTTTACTGTTCCACAGGAACTCCTCTTGTCCAAAGAGCAGCTTAAGTACAACTATGAATGTAGCTTGTCCATCGGAAACTTCGCCTCCCGCCTGCTAGTTCTTATGTTCCCTGAGCTCTTCACCCACGAGAACACCCGGAAGCAGTACAACTGCAGCGGTTCTCTCGGGAAAAAGCAGCTGGATCCCCTTCGTGTGAACCTGGTCCGTCATTATGTGCAGCTGGTCTACCCGCAAGCAAGGAACGACCGAGTGTGGACAATGGAGTTTGTGGGCAAACTTGACGAGAGGTGCCGTAGACGGGACACCGAACAGAGAAGATCCTACCTGCAGCATCGCAAAGTGTACGGTCAAGATGCAGAGCAGGACTTTGTCTTGAACCAGCTCCATCCAGATGCCTTGAGGGAGGATCCAGAAATTCCCTTGTTACCCCCCGAGAAAAGCAGTAAAGACTTTTGCAAAATTCCTCTGGATGAACTAACTGTATCCAAACCAGACTTCCCGGTCCAGTCAGTTTACCTGCTCTCGGATGTGGAAGTTCGGGAAATAGTCCAGCAGAGTCTCTCTGTGGGGAACTTTGCCGCACGACTGTTGGTGCGCCTCTTCCCAGAACTATTCACGCAGGACAACCTGCGGCTGCAGTACAACCATTCTGGGGCCTGCAACAAGAAACAGCTGGACCCAGCGCGCCTCAGACTTATCCGTCACTACGTGGAAACTGTATATCCTGTGGAGAAAATGGAGGAGGTGTGGCACTACGAGTGTGTGCCAAGCATCGACGAGCGATGCAGGCGCCCTAATCGGAAGAAATGTGACATTCTGAAGAAGGCTAAAAGGTCAAACAGTGTGTTGTAG
- the mtres1 gene encoding mitochondrial transcription rescue factor 1, with protein MTAADEESLRRSHYQSSSMHSLLVQALAMRQLGRLNPRHLLAAGYGPAQTEWSPRTIHTRQLWGCSTYSALGCTRTALCSRDAVRRWTVHQLRFKSNKKKGAAKPIQEEEEEEEDEEQNPESDYEDEVEKDPNIPKDYKDIEKYVQSLRYDAILRAGLDVAHNKIEDSFYSNNLRLNGQPLIKKSKTVKVGDTLDMVLSENSGAKTVTLKRVILKKFLGKSNNAEKHKISLRRWKFIELPQDEAFKPRSPV; from the exons TCACTACCAGAGCTCCAGCATGCACAGTTTGTTGGTCCAAGCTCTTGCTATGAGGCAGCTAGGAAGGCTGAACCCGCGCCACCTGCTAGCTGCTGGTTATGGACCTGCACAGACCGAATGGTCTCCCAGAACCATCCATACACGCCAGCTGTGGGGCTGCTCCACTTATTCCGCACTGGGTTGCACAAGGACGGCTCTCTGTAGCAGGGATGCTGTCAGAAGATGGACTGTCCATCAGCTGAGGTTCAAAAGCAACAAAAAGAAAGGTGCTGCTAAGCCaatacaagaagaagaagaagaagaagaggatgaaGAACAAAACCCTGAGAGTGATTATGAAGATGAAGTGGAGAAGGACCCAAACATACCAAAGGACTATAAAGACATTGAAAAATATGTACAGTCCTTGCGTTATGATGCCATTTTGCGAGCCGGCCTGGATGTGGCACATAA TAAAATCGAGGACAGCTTTTACAGCAACAATCTCCGACTAAATGGACAACCCCTCATCAAGAAAAGTAAAACG GTAAAAGTTGGGGACACTTTGGACATGGTGCTGTCAGAGAACTCAGGTGCAAAGACTGTTACTCTAAAAAGAGTCATCCTAAAGAAGTTTCTGGGTAAATCCAACAATGCGGAAAAGCACAAAATTTCCTTACGACGGTGGAAGTTTATAGAGTTACCGCAGGATGAGGCCTTCAAGCCTCGAAGCCCAGTATGA